The window ACCATATCTTGTTGATGTATTAAACTTGCCCATacctttgcaaataatttcttcatTAAAACATGTCCACTGGCCCTTTGAGTATACCATCTGTTTCCTGCTAGAACTTTGACTACTTTAATCACTTTCTTTTTCACTAGATTTTGTTCATATGTCTTGCTTTGTCATTTCTTTGGAGTCTATTTCTAATTCTTTCCGTGCCCGGCATCCTGCACCTTAGTTCAGACCTTCAACAACTCAAATAATACATAGCGAACacctatactatactatactatactatactatactatactatactatactatactatactataccaGGATCTGTGACAATTGCCTTTCCCTCAAGCTTTAAAAATCTCTTAACTGATTTAATGTCTTATGTCTCAATTCTACTACCAGATTGATAATTAATAGTACTTTACTTAGATTCTTTCCTCCATCAAACATCTTCAGTGGTTCCTGActgcctaaagaaaaaaataatgaacgCTTTAGCCTGATATTCAGTCCCCCTATTTTCTGGCTTTACCTTAGCTTGTCATCCTATCCACCTATAAAGCCTCTGTTTTAGGTTTACTGTTCCCAAAATATGCCTTGTGCTTTCTTATGATACTTTCTTCATGCCGTACTTCCTACAAAGAGACCTGTTTCTCTTTACTTACTTAAATGCTATTTGGTTTTTCAATGTTGAACCCAACCCTCAACTCCTCTATAAACTCTTCCTAGACCTTAACAAGTGAAATAGTCTCTCCCTCCTCAAAACAGTGATGTTTATTGTCTGTTCTCTTTTTTAACAGTAATTATGTCATGCTTGTTATCTAACTCTTTTATAGTTATTTAACAAGATATACAAGCTCCACTGCATACTTTAGgccatttctttctctattttctttctttcactcctGCTAATTTATCAAACATCATACATGTCAGGCACTATATGAGGTGCTGGGCTGTTCTCGTGACCAAACACTTGACATGAATCCCATTCACATGACACTTGAAGTCTAGTAAGCTACACAGACATTAGTCAAATAAATTGACAAGTAATATACAAATGCAGCTGTGGTAAGTGCTCTAGCTTTTAAGGAGATTTATTTGATCTCAGATGGGCATAGTGTAAGAGTTAAGaaggttggccaggcacagtggctcacgcctgtaatcccagcgctttgggaggccaaggtgggtgaatcacctgagttcatgggttcgagaccagccttaccaatatggtgaaaccctgtctctactaaaattacaaaaattagccatgcgtgttGGCATGcgtctggagtcccagctactcaggaggccaaggcaggagagtcgcttgaacccgagaggcggagcttgcacgaagctgagatcatgccactgcactccagcttgggcgacagagcaagactccatctcaaataaaaaaaaaaaaaaagaaagaaagaaaattggaagTTGGCAGGCGATTGGGAGAGTTCCACAGAAGGAATAGCAGGTGGAAGGTGCCATGATTGTACATCCCTTGATTCATGCATCATGTCTTATATTtctttgttagctgaatgataCCTTCCACATAATAGGGACTCAGCGTTTGCTGATTTTTCTGGAATCTTAATGTATTCTAACCAAACACGTTAGATTGATACCATCCCTTGCCTAGTTCCTGTCCCTGTGAAATGTTTCCCACAGAGATCTCACTCTTTTTGGAACATTCTGCTAATGTTATATCTGGCATTAGTACATGGTACCTGCTATTGCTTTTCATTATGTTTGTTATATGctacttgttttatttctgttttcttacaaGTTTGTAGGTTTCTTCAACCTTTTAGGCCTTTTAGGAACTATACATGTCCTATATCTTATATATCTCATATGTCTTAGGATTCATTCCTAGTATTTCCTAAATGTTGTACttaagtatttattgatcatgaTAAGAGACGcaattttctccctcctcctctctctctccttccacttgTGGGGAACAAGAGTCAGTGACCATAGGGTCTTTTGCCTCTCATCAGAGAAAATTCAGGGCTGGATATTAACCAGACCTTTCTCAGGCTACTGACAGACAAGGGTAGAAGAGAAATCCATTTCTTTGAGATTTGAGGGAAGAAATGCCTGGTGATTAAAGGAATAAGCTTACAAAGAACCTTGAGGATATATAAGGAAAACTGGCAACAAGACTACATGGTAGCATGGAAGGGAAATTGGGCTTGTGATCACTGGCCAAAAGGAACAATGCCCAGGATCCAAAGCAACTTGACTTTTATGGATTAAGCTGAGCCAATTTTCATACTCCTGGGTCTTAATGCTTTTTCAGTATTGTCCCATGAAAACCGAATGTGAAAGGAACTCGCTAAAGCaggagagaaaaattaaacagaaggGGCTTGGCCATGCAGTCAGAAGTTCTTCCAGCACAGCCGAATTCAACCCTCCACACTCATGGGTAGGCCTATGAGTTCAGACCTTGACAGTCTTGGTTTAGATTTCTAAAAGAAGCTAGAGTGACAACCAAAGAGTCATCCATTTTATTTAGTAGCTTATTCttaacagacaaaaacaaaacaaatcttacaCACCTTTTTTTCCTAGATAAATTTGACCTGGTTTAGTCTTTAGTGCAATGAACGGAAAAAACATCCCTAAATACTTCTGCATCAGTAGAGTTGGCCATTACTGAGCCTGGAGACCCATGCTATCTTTCCAGCAAAGGTAGTGTGTTACTGTACAAGTGAACTAGGTTAGCTAGCAAGAATAAAGGACCAGGGCAGCAGCCGTGGGGAGGGCACAGTGTCCTGGACTTGTAGCAATAGTATAACTGGCTTCCTTTCTCTGCTCAGACCTTATAGGGAAACTCCTGGATGATTTTATTAGGCTGACAGGGGTTGGGGGAATAATGGGGTGAAGCACATTGCAGAGATTTCGGAAGCTTCTCATGGAACTTCACCATCCCCCTAGAGCAGCTGGTAACCCCACTCCTCATTTTCATTCAGAAGCATCAAAACCAAAGCATCACGCTCCATGCCCAAATGCCAGGATTGGAACTCTTCTGGAATCCATGGCTTTCTCTTTGGGATGCTTGCAGCCACACAAAAGGCTGGGCCTCGACCTTGGGAGATCTTGAGCCCAACAGCTATTAGTCCTGGCGTTTGGATTCCAGGGTTGAGGCTTCCCATTAGTGCCTCCCATACACCAAGGTGTTCAGCTCCTGAGTTTGATTTCAGGGGCTAGAGCAATGGCAGCTCCCACCCCTGTGGAAGACAGGGAAATACAGTGTACTTCATGAAAGGGAAACCAAAGGGtgctttactttattttattttattttatttattttaaaaaggcgcTACAGTGGCAGGACGCTGCTGGGGATGGGGGCACACAGTGTAAGTGGTAGATTTTCCAAGATTTCCCCTCCCTATTGTCCTCCGAGTTCCTCTCTTCCTGGTCCTATCAGTAGCATAGGATTCAACAAAAGCCTTCATGAATGCCTCTTTATTTCCGAAAAGGAACTTCTACCCCTCCCTTTCCCATTTCCAGACTTGAAATCCTTCATCATCTGTCTCACTTCCATGTTGAAACCAGGAACACTGATTGTAAGTCTGGAAATCTGGGTGTCCTACCCCATAACCAGGCCAAGATATCTGCCCCCAATGCTAAAGTCTCTGAATATTTCCCTTCTGTACATTCAATATATTTGggcatatatacatctatatacatctttctatatatatattatctctgtttctttcttcttagaTAAACCTTTCATATGTGTCGTATCCTAATTTCCCAAGCCTCCCCACTTCTTGTTTGCGAGCCTAAGCAAGACTCGAGAGTTTCATTGACTTCACTAGGTCCCTCAGCATcgtttctttctcatcttcataccCCAAGTATCTTCCCCCATCAGTTGTTTTGCCCGTCTTCTGAAATCTCCCCTTTTTACACCTGTGCCTACTACTCTCCTGATATTCCAAGTCCACGGTTGGTATGGGGGCCCATTTCTCACCAGACCTGACTGCTTCTGAAGTTCGGCCTATTGCCTAAAAGAGGATTTCAGGTCAGAGGAGACAGACTATAGTCTAAAGAACCATTTAGAGTTAAGGTTGGGGGTAGTTGTTCCCTGTGGGGGGCTTGTGGGAGAAGATGCCAAATTGCATTAATAGGACAGTGTGATTTAAAGTGCAACTTAAAGCAAAGCCTGGGATAATAATGGAGGACATTCCAAAAGGGTAagtcagaaaatgttttcttctcactttttCATCCAAGAGTCTAGAGGCTTGAGTCTGGGGGCTTAGAATAGACAGCAGGAGAATGGGAAGAAAGCATAGCATGGCAAAATAAACCAGATGGAGGTTAACTTGCCAATGGATAAGAAggtacagatacacacacacacacacacacacacacacagcagtacATCTTGTCCCTACATACTGAAAGAAATCAGGTAAGTCTAATGTTGAATAAAGTTGAGAACGCAGAAGCTGGCTGTTGGCCTTCTGTTCTCTGTTTCAGATTTTTCACGTTTTTGTGGTTCTTGTTTTTATGCCAACTAGAAGGTAATGGTGGGGTTTAAAGTAGATGGACACTGAAGGGTCTTCGTTTTCAAGATATAGTTAGTTGAGTTAGAGGAGAGatcaatatagcaagaccttgtgCAGTTATAGTTGGTGGTGATCATGGGTCTAGCCTCAAAATTTTGTGTTTCTCTGCAAGGCTGTGTAcatagatacatgtatatattctgTAGCTTGTAACAATTGGCTGAGACCACCTTAAATAAACTGCCACTTGATTCATAGTGGGACTATGCAGTAGCACTATGTGGGGCTTCCTTGGTACCAAAGTGAGACCAGAAAGCACTCTAGGGATTTGGGGCTTTGGATAAAGCTCTGGTGCCTGTATGCCCTTCCCTGACCCTTACCACAGACCCCACCAAGGGAACAAGGAATAGGCTGAGTTTGATCTCTTAAAGTCTGCTTTTTAACTTGCCTGAAAATGGCCTCATGGCAGAGGAGAGTAGAGATGACactgattttcttcattttataccaAGTCTCAGGAATGGCTGAGGGAAGCCATGGTTATTTGACCAGAGGGTataatttcctttccttccagCATTGCCTAATGAAATAGCTGGCACTTTTCAGAAGGGCACTAGGAGGTGTAACTGAGAATAGTGGCTGCCAGCCACAGTTCTGCTTCTGCCCAAACCTTAACAAAGCATCACCAATTCTCAGAGGCTCTGTACAGCAGTTTGGAAATCTGAGAATTTACCCATCCCTCATGGTGGGATTGGGTTAACTTTCTGGGGGGTCTGTGCCCTGTGAATCTAGTTTCACCTGAGCATCCGTGTTAAGAGAGGAAGGCCCTTGCattttccctcccttctcccaaaGAGTTGGGGTTAAGGAAGAAGGATCCAGGCTgggcaggaaaggaagaagagaagccaGGTACAGTGTAATCTGGAATATTATTTTCAGACCTTTCCATGGGGCCTGGGTACTAGACTCTTTTCAAAGGAACATATTGGCTTGTGTCCTTCCATTCACAGGACACAAGGAAACAGATCTTCTCTGGGCTGCCTGGAAGATAGGTTTAAAGGTTTAGATAACAACTTGTGTTAGTCACTCCAAATTGAAGAGTTCAGAATCCAGGATAGATATGGGTGGTTATATGTTTATGTTTCTTGGGCCAAACCGAATTCTCTGAGAACAGAGGGAACTGGGTATCCTGAGAGTGTTCACTTGAGAAACTATAGAGGGAAAATAGTGGTGACCATGGTTCTAGGTTATGGTCAgaagtcaccagcagaaatcagCTTCACGGTGGCAAACCCTGGCTTCTTTCAACAGAGATTGGTAGAAACCGTAGGACGTATTGATATCAGATTCCTGTATTTCTGAAAGCACAGACCACAAAGTGACCATCAGAGAGAGTCTTGCCTTTGGGAACTTGCTAGATGGAAAGGTAACAGAGGGAGCTCCAGCCTCAAGTCACCAAACTTCATGGTGGTGGCGGGAGGTGGGGGGAGTCTATCCTTCCAACCACATGGTCCTCCTAATGTGAGTATCCAAGCATGGCTGAGGCCTTCTAAGCCACTTCAGCCTAATCCCTCTCTTTTCCCCATCCTGGCTTAAGGGAGGTATGTGTATTGGGGCAGAAGCTGGGGGAGTGGAAAGGGGACAGTGGGAGGTGAACCTGGACTCCAGTTGGCCTAAGCTACCAACAGGCCACTGGGTTAAAGAAGAGGGAGTGGAGGATGGGTGCTTCGGGGGATCTCCAGTAAACCCGGGTAGTATTCCTTACCAGGGCAttggaagagaggaaaagagaccaGAGGAATGGGGGAGTGGGAACAGGTCATCAGACATTGCTGATGCGCACACTAAGGGCACTGCCCTCCTTCTCAGCTTGCTCCCTTAATGACTCCTCCAACTTGAGCTTTTCAGGGTCTCCATAGCGTACAGTGCTGTCACGGAGGCCACTAGGAGAGGCCACTTTCACAACTTGGTCAAAAAGGCTGAAGTCAGCTATGTATTTACCACTGGCTGACAGTGAGATGGCAGGTGTGAACTCGTAGCCCCAAAGGATCTCCTCTGGCAGGTAGGAAGTGCGCACCTGACAGGTGGCACTGGTGGACTCCACTGTCCCACTTAGGATCAGCACCAGCTCAAAGTCACCCTCACCACTGCGAAGAGGGAGATCTTTCAAGGGACTGGTCTCATCTACCACATGATAGAAGGTAAGGGGTAGAATAAGGAAGGGGCTGTCAGAAGCCGTGTCTACTTGGAAAGTCACATTGACCTGGTTGAGCCGGATGTTCTCCCCCTCCTTGGTTTGGTGGGTCTGAAGCAGTTTTCCTGTCACCTGGCAGCCAATGAGGAGGCTCTTGCGCATGTTGGCAACTCGGATCATGAGGCAGGGCTTCCCATTGTGGGAGGCCACAACTGCATGCTGGCTGAAACGAATGGTCTCAGCCCGCTTCTTGGGCCGAGCAATCTTTGCCAGGAAGGTACCTGTGATGAAGATTTCCAGGATGGTGGTGAGCACCAGCTGGGCAATAAGAAGCACAATGGCCAGTGGACATTCCTCACTGATGTAGCGGAAGCCATAGCCAATGGTGGTTTGGGATtcaagggagaagaggaaggctCCAGTGAGTGTGTGCACCTGTACCACACAGGGGGTGTGGTTGGCCGGGGGGTCCAGCTCCAGCAGGTCCCCATGTGCCACAGCTACCAGATACCACACCACGCCAAAGAGGaaccatgtgcctgcaaaggtcGCAGAGAAGAGCAGAAGCTTGTAGCGCCACTGCATGTCAATGAAGGTTGTCCACAGGTCCTTGAGGTAGAGGAAGCGCTTGTCGGCAATGTgctccattctcacattgctgcgACCATCTTTTGTCAGGACTCTCCGCCGTCGTATCCCTGGGCCCATTAGGGGCCGGCTTTCTGTCTGAGTGGTCTGACTGTAATACACCTTGGCAACTGACGTCATCTGGAGGGAGCAAGACAGCATAATGGAGGTTATCGTAGAAATCCAGCTGACTCCTAACCCTCACCCCATGGGAGGGAGGAATTAACATTCATTTGGGTGTCGCTTATGTGTTCTTGTcttaccaaatatttattgagcacttgctatgtgccaggcactgtgcagaggctgaggcgggtggatcgcctgaggtcaggagttcgagaccagcctggccaacatggcgaaaccctgtctctactaaaaatgtaaaaattagctgggtatggcggcatgtgcctgtagtcccagctactcaggaggctgaggcaggagaatcacttgaacctgggagacagaggttgcagtgagccaacatcgtgccactgcactccagcctgggtgacagagcgagactccatctcaaaaaaaaaaataaaataaataaaataaaataaaatgacatcatTCTGCTCTCCAAGAACTCACAGCCTAGTGAGAAAGATGCCTATTTAGTAAGCAAATAATTGCAACACAGTCTGATATTTGTAATTCTTAGAGGAAGAGAGGCAGACAAGAAAGAGTAGTAGCTTCACAGTTCCTTGAAGGTGAGGGTGAGACTAATGAGAGCCTTCACCACAAAACTAGTCCTCCGAAGATCTCTAATTTTGAAATAGGATCCCTccccaccctcatgaatggctaTGAAGCGAGACAAGCTATCCTGTTGAAATCCTTCCAGGCCAATCccccttaacacacacacacacacacaaccttaatttcttcattatcTGCTCTACCCCCAAGCCAGTACACACTGGTGATACTAAGATACTCATCTGGTTCAGAGAATAGCAGAAACTACCCATTCTTTCACCCTTCAAGATGCTCTCTAAGCACCCAGaccatttcattttttatcatcatcatcatcatcatcatctgttTGCATCATCTGGGGAAATTTGGTCTGAGTTACAGTCTAGGGCAGTGTTAGGAAGAGTACAGATGGGActtgaacaaaaagaaataagcagTGGTGGAGGAGAAACAACATGTTGAAACTTCCTGGCAGCACTGGGACATTTTCTGAAGGACTGGCAGAAATGCCAGATTGTGGGTGGCAAAATTGTTTTGACGGAATGAAGTAGAAGAGCTAGGGGTGTATATTAACTAGCAGCTATGTCTGCACAGGCTCAAATTCAGGATTGCTATTTGTTCTGATAGCAGAAAGTGGGGCAAGCCACTGAAATAGGAGACAATCCACTTAATACAAGGTGTCTGGCACCCTCGCCCGAGCAGTAACTTGTACTTTTCCAGCACAGAAATAATTTTAGTCACTTGAGCCCTTGGACCCTGGATCTGATAGCCAGATCTTCTGCGGAGCAGGGTGATCTCTGGGGAGTTTGGCCCTCCTTGGAGAGGCTCATTACATTCTCCATTCGAAAAAGTCTGAACCATTGCATTTTATGATTCTTCACActgcccaccccgccccccacctCTATTTTCCCCATGGCCTTGCCCCTGGAAAACTTCGAATTATTTGGGCCTGACTAGTTGCCCAACCAGGTAGGCACTGAATTGGAGATCACCAATGGATGAGAACCCTGAGAATGTTCAGAGGCAAAAAGGATGCCCAATTTACCGGCCCACAGGCCATTTGGAACTTCTGTTCATGCAAGACTATTCAGCCAGACCTGGATGTCATTCACTCCCCTATTTCCTTGGCTGCTTTGAAACAAAAAGGAAGCTTTGCAACTCTGAAGTTTGAAGAATTTGTATTTCAAGCCCAAACAAAGCCCTATTTAGTACtcagtagtagtaataataacatAACAACCATACTGCCTGTATCTATATACCATTTTAGAATTCACACATTAGAATAccttctcatttgatcctcaaactcttgaaaaaaaagatgtaaactcCTATAAGAGATTTTGAGGAATATTAGAGAACAGAAGAAGTGCTGTAAAATTGGAGATGAATGAAcatagttttaattttcaaaaagaaaaatgaagtaccTTTCACAAACTACAAACAGGTAAGATATTGATCCTAGGCAAGATTCTAGAATGGAATATTAAGATTATGAGTACTTAGGCAGGATGGAGGAAAGGAAGTTATCAATAGGACCCAGTGTGGATTTACTAAGAACAAGTCACATCAAAATAGTCTAattttg of the Symphalangus syndactylus isolate Jambi chromosome 12, NHGRI_mSymSyn1-v2.1_pri, whole genome shotgun sequence genome contains:
- the KCNJ10 gene encoding ATP-sensitive inward rectifier potassium channel 10 encodes the protein MTSVAKVYYSQTTQTESRPLMGPGIRRRRVLTKDGRSNVRMEHIADKRFLYLKDLWTTFIDMQWRYKLLLFSATFAGTWFLFGVVWYLVAVAHGDLLELDPPANHTPCVVQVHTLTGAFLFSLESQTTIGYGFRYISEECPLAIVLLIAQLVLTTILEIFITGTFLAKIARPKKRAETIRFSQHAVVASHNGKPCLMIRVANMRKSLLIGCQVTGKLLQTHQTKEGENIRLNQVNVTFQVDTASDSPFLILPLTFYHVVDETSPLKDLPLRSGEGDFELVLILSGTVESTSATCQVRTSYLPEEILWGYEFTPAISLSASGKYIADFSLFDQVVKVASPSGLRDSTVRYGDPEKLKLEESLREQAEKEGSALSVRISNV